A single window of Magnetococcus marinus MC-1 DNA harbors:
- a CDS encoding motility protein A — protein sequence MDLATVIGIVMGFALILMAIMLGGDLGMFINVPSLLIVLGGTVAAMFIKHKMSDVFGSVGVAMKAFLVKPQNPEHTIGQLIDMANIARKDGILALEKVKSEDAFLQGAVNHCVDGADPEFLESVLRKDLEYLASRHGKGVAIWEGIGETAPAFGMIGTLIGLVQMLATMDDPSSIGPAMAVALLTTLYGSIFANVIAIPLAVKLTMYSQEEQVVREIIIDGMIGIQKGVNPRMLQEALKAALPPSQRDAD from the coding sequence ATGGATCTGGCAACAGTCATCGGCATTGTCATGGGGTTTGCCCTGATTCTCATGGCCATCATGCTCGGTGGTGACTTGGGGATGTTCATTAACGTACCGAGTCTTCTTATCGTGCTTGGCGGTACCGTCGCCGCCATGTTTATTAAGCATAAGATGAGCGACGTGTTTGGCTCGGTGGGCGTTGCCATGAAAGCCTTCCTGGTCAAACCTCAAAATCCTGAGCATACCATCGGCCAACTGATCGACATGGCCAACATTGCGCGTAAAGATGGCATCTTGGCCCTGGAAAAGGTCAAATCAGAAGATGCCTTCTTGCAAGGTGCGGTCAACCACTGCGTGGATGGTGCGGACCCCGAGTTTTTGGAGAGCGTGCTGCGCAAGGATCTGGAGTATCTCGCCAGTCGCCACGGCAAAGGTGTTGCGATCTGGGAAGGTATCGGTGAAACCGCACCTGCGTTCGGCATGATCGGGACCTTGATTGGTCTGGTGCAGATGCTCGCCACCATGGATGATCCTTCCTCCATTGGTCCGGCGATGGCGGTGGCCTTGTTGACCACCCTGTACGGATCGATCTTTGCCAACGTGATTGCCATTCCCTTGGCGGTTAAGCTGACCATGTACAGCCAAGAAGAGCAAGTGGTGCGGGAGATCATTATTGACGGCATGATCGGCATCCAAAAAGGGGTAAACCCCCGCATGTTGCAGGAAGCCCTTAAAGCCGCCCTGCCCCCCAGCCAACGTGATGCCGATTGA
- a CDS encoding YbgA family protein: MIMIGVSQCLLGDEVRYDGGHKQDRYITHTLRDYFQITTLCPEVEAGLGIPREAMHLEGGEDQPKLVSVRTRRDLTQPLRQWSEHQAQALAGQRLCGFIFKSKSPSCGMQRVKLYNEHGVTISHKGVGLFAQAFIAQNPLVPVEEEGRLHDAPLRENFIERVFVYDRWLTLLARGGAAKDLVAFHAQHKFLIMAHDPVQMRQLGKLVSDAGNTVPLQAYGQGLMLALGKLATVKKQVDVLYHLMGFFKKQLSGDEKKELTDLFEQYHQQLIPLIVPITLVNHYVRKFKIDYLAQQWYLQPHPAELKLRNHV, translated from the coding sequence ATGATTATGATTGGGGTAAGCCAGTGTTTACTTGGGGATGAAGTGCGTTACGATGGTGGGCACAAACAGGACCGCTATATCACCCATACCTTGCGTGATTATTTTCAAATCACCACACTCTGTCCAGAAGTCGAGGCGGGGTTGGGTATACCAAGAGAGGCCATGCATCTGGAGGGTGGCGAAGATCAGCCCAAGCTGGTCTCTGTGCGAACCCGCCGGGATCTGACCCAACCATTGCGCCAGTGGAGTGAGCATCAAGCCCAAGCGCTGGCAGGGCAGCGGTTATGTGGCTTTATTTTTAAGAGCAAATCGCCCTCTTGCGGCATGCAGCGGGTAAAACTCTATAATGAGCATGGGGTGACGATCAGCCACAAGGGGGTTGGGCTGTTTGCTCAAGCTTTTATAGCGCAAAATCCGTTGGTTCCGGTGGAGGAGGAGGGGCGCTTGCATGACGCCCCCTTGCGGGAGAATTTTATTGAGCGGGTGTTTGTCTATGACCGCTGGTTAACCTTGTTGGCGCGTGGTGGGGCGGCCAAAGATTTGGTGGCGTTTCATGCACAGCATAAGTTTTTGATTATGGCCCACGATCCGGTGCAGATGCGCCAATTGGGCAAGTTGGTGAGTGATGCCGGTAATACCGTGCCACTGCAAGCTTATGGGCAGGGGTTAATGTTGGCCTTGGGCAAATTGGCCACCGTAAAAAAGCAGGTGGATGTGCTCTACCATTTAATGGGATTTTTTAAAAAGCAGTTGAGTGGGGATGAAAAAAAGGAGCTTACCGATCTGTTTGAGCAGTACCATCAGCAGTTGATTCCGCTCATTGTGCCCATCACCTTGGTTAACCACTATGTGCGCAAATTTAAGATCGACTATTTGGCTCAGCAGTGGTATTTGCAGCCGCACCCGGCGGAGCTGAAACTGCGTAACCACGTTTAA
- a CDS encoding O-succinylhomoserine sulfhydrylase yields the protein MENGKTRYGKNTRALHAGLHASDARENSLAMHVTSSFFFNSAGQAAAVFGDEEEGNIYSRFSNPTVEAFEQRLAELEEGEACVATASGMAAIFGVFMQLLQQGDHLILSRSVFGSTINVAKNYLTKFGIQIDFVGLADMDGWRRAIRPNTKMFYLESPANPTLEMADLAALGQLAKEHGIKMVVDNVFCTPILQNPLNLGAHLVVHSATKYLDGQGRVLGGGIVGDVELIEGPMRTYMRNAGPALSPFNAWVLYKGLETLGLRVERHCANAMQVAQALFERADTTHKVRYPGLESHPQHGLACQQMRGFGGVLCLDLEDRARAYAFMDRLQLATITANLGDSKTLVTHPASTTHARVPQKERIEAGIGEGLVRFSIGLEDAQDIVDDLMQALPSVA from the coding sequence ATGGAAAATGGTAAAACGCGTTATGGCAAAAATACCCGTGCCCTGCACGCTGGCCTGCACGCCAGTGACGCACGGGAAAACAGTTTGGCCATGCATGTGACCTCCAGCTTTTTCTTCAATAGCGCCGGTCAAGCCGCCGCTGTGTTTGGAGATGAAGAGGAGGGCAATATTTATAGCCGTTTTAGCAACCCCACGGTAGAGGCTTTTGAACAGCGCCTAGCCGAGTTGGAAGAGGGCGAAGCGTGTGTTGCCACCGCCTCGGGCATGGCGGCCATTTTTGGGGTGTTCATGCAGCTTTTGCAGCAGGGGGATCATCTTATCCTTAGCCGTTCGGTGTTTGGCTCGACCATCAACGTGGCCAAAAACTATCTGACCAAATTTGGTATCCAGATAGATTTTGTGGGGCTGGCCGACATGGATGGGTGGCGCCGTGCCATCCGGCCAAACACCAAAATGTTCTATCTGGAAAGCCCCGCCAACCCCACCTTAGAGATGGCAGATTTGGCCGCCCTCGGGCAGTTGGCCAAGGAGCATGGCATTAAAATGGTGGTAGATAATGTCTTTTGCACGCCCATTTTGCAAAACCCCTTAAACTTGGGGGCCCATTTGGTGGTCCATTCCGCGACCAAATATCTGGATGGTCAGGGGCGTGTGCTCGGGGGGGGGATCGTCGGCGATGTGGAGCTGATTGAAGGTCCCATGCGTACCTATATGCGCAATGCCGGCCCGGCACTTTCGCCCTTTAACGCTTGGGTGCTGTACAAAGGATTAGAGACCCTGGGGCTTCGGGTCGAGCGTCACTGTGCCAATGCGATGCAGGTGGCCCAAGCGCTGTTTGAACGGGCGGATACCACCCATAAGGTGCGCTATCCAGGGTTAGAGAGCCACCCTCAACATGGGCTGGCCTGCCAGCAGATGCGCGGTTTTGGCGGCGTGCTCTGTTTGGATTTGGAGGATCGGGCGCGCGCTTACGCCTTTATGGATCGGCTGCAACTGGCGACCATTACGGCCAATTTGGGTGACAGTAAAACCTTGGTTACCCACCCCGCCTCCACCACCCACGCGCGGGTTCCACAAAAAGAGCGCATTGAGGCTGGCATTGGGGAGGGCTTGGTGCGTTTTTCCATCGGCCTAGAAGATGCCCAGGATATTGTTGATGACCTGATGCAAGCTCTGCCGAGTGTGGCGTAG
- the pgi gene encoding glucose-6-phosphate isomerase, whose protein sequence is MSSLTQLPQWQALQTHLEENRSVQMRDLFDQDSQRFSRFSLQQGELLFDYSKNRITAETMARLLDLARAQDVEGWRDRMFAGEAINETEGRAVLHVALRNRSGRPIRVAGEDVMPAINQVLQQMRQFSEAVRSGAWKGQSGQAITDVVNIGIGGSDLGPVMVCEALKPYHQPGLSVHFVSNVDGTHMAETLKGLNAETTLFIVASKTFTTQETLTNAHTARDWLVAQLGEAAVRKHFVALSTNAEAVSAFGIDTDNMFAFWNWVGGRYSLWSAIGLPIAIAVGFEGFMALHDGAYAMDEHFRTAPLASNMPVIKALIGIWNHNFLGAESFAVLPYDQYLHRLAAYLQQADMESNGKYVTRDGARVDYTTGPVLFGEPGTNGQHSFYQLIHQSTRLVPADFIAAAHTHNPVGDHHAKLLSNFFAQTEALMTGKTAAQVRQELEAAGLHGAALEALVPHKVFDGNRPTNSILVRQFTPYTLGQLIALYEHTIHVQGMVWGINPYDQWGVELGKQLAKKILPELTTPGEVHSHDGSTNGLINHYKAWLAE, encoded by the coding sequence ATGTCCAGCTTGACCCAACTGCCCCAATGGCAAGCCCTGCAAACCCACTTAGAAGAGAACCGTTCGGTGCAGATGCGGGATCTGTTTGATCAAGATTCACAGCGTTTTAGCCGTTTTTCGCTGCAACAGGGGGAGCTGCTGTTTGACTACTCCAAAAACCGTATCACTGCGGAGACCATGGCACGGTTGCTGGATCTGGCCCGGGCACAGGATGTGGAGGGGTGGCGCGACCGTATGTTTGCCGGTGAGGCCATTAATGAAACCGAGGGGCGGGCGGTGCTGCATGTGGCCCTACGCAACCGCTCAGGGCGTCCTATCCGGGTGGCTGGCGAAGATGTGATGCCTGCTATCAACCAAGTTTTGCAGCAGATGCGCCAGTTTAGCGAGGCTGTGCGCAGTGGCGCATGGAAGGGCCAGAGCGGACAAGCCATTACCGATGTGGTCAATATTGGCATTGGCGGGTCAGATTTAGGGCCGGTGATGGTGTGTGAGGCGCTCAAGCCTTATCATCAGCCGGGTTTGTCGGTGCATTTTGTCTCTAATGTGGACGGCACCCATATGGCCGAGACCCTAAAAGGGCTAAATGCTGAAACCACGCTGTTTATTGTGGCCTCCAAGACCTTTACCACGCAAGAGACCCTAACCAATGCCCATACGGCGCGGGATTGGCTGGTGGCTCAATTGGGTGAGGCGGCGGTACGTAAACATTTTGTGGCCCTCTCAACCAATGCCGAGGCGGTCTCGGCCTTTGGTATTGATACCGACAACATGTTTGCCTTTTGGAACTGGGTAGGGGGACGCTATAGCTTGTGGTCAGCCATTGGGCTGCCCATTGCCATTGCGGTGGGATTTGAGGGCTTTATGGCGCTGCACGATGGCGCCTATGCCATGGATGAACACTTTCGCACCGCCCCACTGGCGAGCAACATGCCGGTGATTAAGGCGCTGATTGGGATTTGGAACCATAATTTTCTGGGGGCAGAATCGTTTGCCGTGCTGCCCTATGATCAATATTTGCACCGGTTGGCGGCCTATCTTCAACAGGCGGATATGGAATCTAATGGTAAATATGTTACCCGCGATGGTGCGCGGGTTGACTACACCACGGGTCCTGTTTTGTTTGGGGAGCCAGGTACCAATGGGCAGCACTCCTTTTACCAATTGATCCACCAAAGCACCCGTTTGGTGCCGGCGGATTTTATCGCGGCGGCGCACACGCATAATCCGGTTGGGGATCATCATGCCAAGCTGCTCTCCAACTTTTTTGCGCAGACCGAGGCACTGATGACCGGTAAAACCGCCGCTCAGGTGCGCCAAGAGTTAGAGGCGGCCGGTCTGCATGGTGCAGCATTGGAGGCCCTTGTGCCCCATAAGGTCTTTGATGGCAATCGCCCCACCAACTCTATCTTGGTGCGGCAGTTTACCCCATACACTTTGGGGCAGTTGATCGCTCTGTATGAACACACCATCCATGTGCAGGGTATGGTGTGGGGGATTAATCCCTACGATCAATGGGGGGTCGAGTTGGGCAAGCAGTTGGCGAAAAAAATTCTCCCCGAACTTACCACTCCAGGTGAGGTTCATTCCCACGATGGCTCTACCAATGGCTTAATCAACCATTATAAAGCGTGGTTGGCTGAGTAA
- the nfo gene encoding deoxyribonuclease IV, producing the protein MKYVGAHVSISGGVENAPQNAQAIGAKAFALFTKNQRQWTAKPITDAQIELFKRRMDEYGFVPEQTLPHDSYLINLGNPDAAKRQQSLDAFVDEMQRCAQLGLPLLNFHPGSHLRQVDEDQCLDLIVDSLNRALERTSGVVAVIENTAGQGSNLGYRFEHLAHIIAGVEDKSRIGVCLDTCHTFVAGYDLRTAEAYAKTMDTFEQVVGFSYLRGMHLNDSKPDLGAKVDRHHSLGAGKLGLETFRLIMNDGRLDGIPLILETIDESLWAQEIALLYAMQESP; encoded by the coding sequence ATGAAATATGTCGGTGCGCATGTTAGCATCTCTGGCGGGGTGGAAAATGCCCCCCAAAACGCGCAGGCAATAGGGGCCAAAGCGTTTGCACTGTTTACCAAAAACCAGCGGCAATGGACAGCCAAGCCCATAACCGATGCGCAAATTGAGCTGTTTAAACGACGCATGGACGAATATGGCTTTGTCCCAGAGCAGACTTTACCTCACGACTCCTATTTGATTAATTTGGGCAATCCCGATGCCGCCAAGCGGCAGCAGTCGCTGGACGCCTTTGTGGATGAGATGCAGCGCTGCGCCCAATTGGGTCTACCGTTGCTTAATTTTCATCCGGGTAGCCATTTGCGCCAAGTGGATGAGGATCAATGCCTAGACCTGATTGTGGATAGCTTAAACCGAGCGTTGGAGCGTACCTCCGGGGTGGTGGCGGTGATTGAAAATACGGCGGGGCAGGGCTCAAATTTGGGTTATCGGTTTGAGCATTTGGCGCATATTATTGCAGGTGTGGAGGATAAAAGCCGCATTGGTGTCTGTTTGGATACCTGTCACACCTTTGTTGCAGGCTATGACCTACGCACGGCAGAAGCCTACGCTAAAACCATGGATACCTTTGAGCAAGTCGTGGGTTTTAGCTATTTGCGGGGCATGCATCTTAATGATTCAAAACCCGATCTGGGGGCCAAAGTGGATCGGCATCATAGCCTAGGTGCGGGTAAATTGGGGCTGGAGACCTTTCGGTTGATTATGAATGATGGCCGCCTGGATGGCATTCCCCTGATTTTGGAAACCATTGATGAATCACTCTGGGCGCAGGAGATTGCACTGCTCTATGCTATGCAAGAATCCCCTTAA
- a CDS encoding polynucleotide adenylyltransferase, with translation MAQTRYDHLGLERLPGVMLYEVGGSVRDRLLGQRPRDQDWVVVGACPEQLQQLGYKKVGADFPVFLHPYTQEEYALARRERKQGCGYLGFAVEAPPTVTLEQDLARRDLTINAMARTLDGQLIDPYGGVQDLQNRTLRHVTAAFAEDPLRVLRVARLLARLAPMGFAVDPATERLCRQLVAQGELGHVCPERVWRESQKGLLEPRGDRFAQFVQQIGVEFIPSQRLHPAACAFSRLSMACAQPGDVTVRLVAWLWDLLAQAGEEAQGDVWLHALAKRLALPKGLQREAAWLLSHLSVGMASVTADVEGLYALLEGLHGGLRQPRTAQFLQLCQIEQTLFHGADRLLGIKKAMKIWQSVKPQAIMADGYKGAELGQRLKFERLQQLRQQWPHLW, from the coding sequence GTGGCGCAAACTCGGTATGACCATCTCGGTTTGGAGCGGTTACCTGGGGTCATGCTCTATGAGGTGGGTGGTTCGGTGCGGGATCGTCTATTAGGGCAGCGACCGAGGGATCAGGATTGGGTCGTGGTTGGGGCCTGCCCTGAGCAATTGCAGCAGCTTGGTTATAAAAAAGTGGGGGCGGATTTTCCTGTCTTTTTACACCCCTACACGCAAGAGGAGTATGCTCTGGCCCGCCGTGAGCGTAAGCAGGGGTGTGGCTATCTTGGCTTTGCGGTGGAGGCTCCCCCCACGGTGACGCTGGAGCAGGATTTAGCCCGCCGGGATCTTACGATCAACGCCATGGCGCGTACCCTGGATGGGCAGCTTATTGACCCTTATGGGGGCGTGCAGGATCTGCAAAACCGTACACTTCGGCATGTTACCGCAGCGTTTGCCGAAGATCCGCTAAGAGTTTTGCGGGTGGCGCGCTTGTTGGCCCGTTTGGCCCCCATGGGGTTTGCGGTAGACCCGGCGACGGAGCGGCTCTGTCGTCAACTGGTTGCTCAGGGTGAGTTGGGCCATGTTTGTCCAGAGCGGGTGTGGCGGGAGAGTCAAAAAGGCTTGTTGGAGCCCCGTGGGGATCGCTTCGCCCAGTTTGTTCAGCAGATCGGGGTTGAGTTTATACCCTCGCAACGGTTGCATCCGGCGGCGTGTGCGTTTAGCAGACTCTCCATGGCCTGTGCGCAGCCGGGGGATGTAACGGTGCGGTTGGTGGCATGGTTATGGGATCTTTTGGCCCAGGCCGGGGAAGAAGCTCAAGGGGATGTCTGGCTGCATGCCTTGGCGAAACGGCTGGCGCTGCCCAAAGGGTTGCAAAGGGAAGCCGCTTGGCTGCTCAGCCATTTGTCGGTTGGTATGGCATCGGTAACGGCGGATGTCGAGGGTTTGTACGCGCTGTTAGAGGGGTTGCACGGGGGGCTGCGTCAGCCCCGCACCGCACAGTTTTTGCAGTTGTGTCAGATCGAACAGACGCTTTTTCATGGGGCTGATCGGTTGCTTGGCATAAAAAAAGCAATGAAAATTTGGCAATCAGTAAAGCCCCAGGCCATTATGGCCGATGGATATAAGGGAGCAGAGCTTGGCCAAAGGCTCAAATTTGAGCGTTTGCAGCAATTACGCCAGCAGTGGCCCCATTTGTGGTAG
- the mtnA gene encoding S-methyl-5-thioribose-1-phosphate isomerase: protein MSIFDVAVWDEAEHCARMLDQRRLPNEVVNLYYRSAAEMADGIRDMVVRGAPAIGCACAYGVAVEAKRLAKQGIPSHWPTAMAEGMATLRQSRPTAVNLTWALERMAPLLETTPPHEVPQRLLQEAHAIREEDIASCRAMGAHGAALLPTNSQRPTVIMTHCNAGALATAGYGTALGVIRAAHTAQQGNLRVIANETRPYLQGARLTAWELLQDHIDTTLITDNMAGWLMANGEVDAVVVGSDRVAANGDVANKIGTYTLAVLARRHDIPFFVAAPLSTVDLRCPTGREIPIEERSANEVTHCMGIRSAADGVKVRNPAFDVTPAELITAFICEKGVAKAPDQEKIAKLFQI from the coding sequence ATGAGTATCTTTGATGTCGCAGTTTGGGATGAAGCGGAGCATTGCGCGCGCATGCTTGACCAGCGCCGTCTGCCCAACGAAGTGGTCAACCTCTACTATCGCAGCGCCGCTGAAATGGCCGATGGTATTCGCGATATGGTGGTCCGTGGCGCCCCGGCCATCGGCTGTGCCTGCGCCTACGGTGTCGCGGTCGAGGCCAAAAGATTGGCCAAACAGGGCATCCCCAGCCATTGGCCCACGGCCATGGCCGAAGGTATGGCGACATTACGGCAAAGCCGCCCCACCGCCGTTAACCTAACCTGGGCACTGGAACGCATGGCCCCCTTACTGGAGACCACCCCCCCCCATGAGGTTCCCCAACGCCTGCTGCAAGAGGCCCACGCCATTCGGGAAGAGGATATTGCCTCCTGTCGGGCCATGGGTGCCCATGGTGCGGCCCTGCTGCCCACCAACAGCCAACGCCCAACCGTCATTATGACCCACTGCAATGCCGGTGCCTTGGCTACCGCAGGCTATGGCACTGCTCTGGGTGTTATACGTGCTGCGCATACCGCCCAACAGGGCAATCTACGTGTCATCGCCAACGAAACCCGCCCCTACTTGCAAGGCGCCCGTTTGACCGCATGGGAGCTGTTACAAGACCATATTGACACCACCCTGATTACCGATAATATGGCGGGCTGGTTGATGGCCAATGGCGAAGTGGACGCCGTTGTGGTGGGGTCGGACCGGGTAGCGGCCAATGGCGATGTGGCCAACAAAATCGGCACCTATACCCTGGCGGTACTGGCTAGGCGGCATGATATTCCCTTTTTTGTTGCAGCCCCCCTCTCTACGGTGGATCTACGCTGCCCAACCGGGCGGGAGATCCCCATTGAAGAGCGCAGCGCCAATGAAGTAACCCATTGCATGGGCATAAGAAGTGCGGCAGACGGCGTTAAGGTGCGTAACCCTGCTTTTGACGTGACCCCAGCCGAGTTGATCACCGCCTTTATCTGTGAAAAAGGGGTGGCAAAAGCGCCTGATCAAGAAAAAATTGCAAAGCTTTTCCAGATCTAA
- a CDS encoding DUF805 domain-containing protein produces MFMFAQSLSIEGRLTRKHYGFYYLSPILLLNVLLVMMHLSTSISPTLHYFWFCFSGLFLIIASIKRLHDRNKTGWWLLPMLLIPLVGWVWLIVELGFMQGCRGSNSYGRDQRTYAKSTEIA; encoded by the coding sequence ATGTTTATGTTTGCCCAATCACTCTCAATCGAAGGGCGCCTAACCCGTAAACATTATGGGTTTTATTACCTTTCACCGATCCTACTGCTTAATGTGCTGTTGGTAATGATGCACCTTTCTACCAGCATATCCCCCACGCTCCACTATTTTTGGTTCTGTTTTTCCGGCCTATTTTTAATCATTGCCAGCATTAAACGCCTACATGATCGCAATAAAACCGGTTGGTGGTTGTTACCCATGTTGCTCATCCCTCTCGTGGGCTGGGTTTGGCTTATTGTCGAACTCGGTTTTATGCAGGGCTGTCGTGGTAGCAACAGCTATGGGCGCGATCAACGCACCTATGCAAAATCCACTGAAATCGCCTGA
- a CDS encoding flagellar motor protein MotB, producing MGKKCPPCKKGAPGWMVTFGDLMSLLLTFFVLLLSFAQLDIVKFEKVSGSMKDAFGVQRIEQINAIPTGNTIIAPEFASEMVLVQLREKVENVLGPMVDNGEAEMYTDQDGFVMQIDSDTTFVPGTLQLSDTFQAKLTEICNILTTHPDTKNNKIRIIAHTDTTPPPGGMLPTNWALSAAQAAAVVGYMSTQGGVDPVRLEVRAKGEFAPKESNDTADGRSKNRRIEILISRETVPSVMEEYVDDKTLQGSEKPASP from the coding sequence ATGGGTAAGAAATGTCCACCATGTAAAAAGGGCGCACCAGGTTGGATGGTGACCTTCGGGGATCTCATGTCCCTGCTGCTGACCTTCTTCGTGCTATTGCTCTCGTTTGCGCAGCTGGACATCGTGAAGTTTGAGAAAGTCTCAGGCTCCATGAAGGATGCCTTTGGTGTGCAACGTATCGAACAGATCAATGCGATCCCCACGGGCAACACCATTATCGCGCCAGAGTTTGCCAGCGAAATGGTGCTAGTGCAGCTGCGTGAAAAGGTTGAAAATGTGTTGGGTCCCATGGTGGATAACGGCGAAGCAGAGATGTATACCGACCAAGATGGCTTTGTCATGCAGATTGATTCCGATACCACCTTTGTGCCCGGTACCCTGCAATTGTCAGATACGTTTCAGGCTAAATTGACGGAGATCTGCAACATTTTAACAACCCACCCTGACACCAAGAACAATAAAATTCGCATTATCGCCCACACCGACACAACCCCCCCGCCCGGCGGCATGCTCCCCACCAATTGGGCGCTGTCTGCTGCACAGGCCGCTGCGGTAGTGGGTTATATGAGCACTCAAGGAGGCGTGGACCCTGTGCGCTTAGAGGTGCGTGCTAAAGGTGAATTTGCGCCCAAAGAGTCCAATGACACCGCCGATGGGCGCTCTAAAAATCGCCGTATCGAGATTTTAATCTCGCGGGAGACCGTACCCAGTGTCATGGAAGAATATGTGGACGACAAAACCTTGCAAGGATCTGAAAAACCCGCCTCCCCCTGA
- the prmA gene encoding 50S ribosomal protein L11 methyltransferase, with the protein MWTLSFEIPATVSEHISQWLMDIGSMGASIEDIGQAPVFDQGGHFERCLIHGFFDEKPPATLLEIPLQLLLQSLGIQSMPTLLWQEQQEQDWQNAWKENFHPIEVGQRLLILPSWLEEPAHNQRIVLRIDPQQAFGTGGHETTFGCLEQLDRLSLQQTPVSMLDLGTGSGILAIAARKLGIPHVIATDNDPIAVATAQENGRLNGIVSGLEVRLCDTVPQDVTAQLITANILAPVIQAMLKQGLKGCLQPKGTLLLSGILAGEQAQTIRMACQQHQLMVQEPIHIYGDWVVMRAQHTMN; encoded by the coding sequence ATGTGGACACTTTCTTTTGAAATCCCCGCCACCGTTAGCGAACATATTTCCCAATGGCTCATGGATATAGGAAGTATGGGAGCCTCCATCGAAGATATCGGCCAAGCCCCTGTCTTCGACCAAGGCGGACACTTTGAACGCTGCCTTATCCACGGCTTTTTTGACGAAAAACCCCCTGCGACCCTACTAGAGATCCCCCTACAACTGCTGCTGCAATCCCTAGGCATTCAATCCATGCCCACCCTGCTGTGGCAAGAGCAACAGGAGCAAGATTGGCAAAATGCCTGGAAGGAGAATTTTCACCCCATCGAAGTAGGGCAACGGCTGCTTATCCTGCCCTCCTGGCTAGAAGAGCCTGCCCATAACCAGCGTATCGTGCTGCGTATCGACCCCCAGCAAGCCTTCGGTACCGGTGGCCACGAAACCACCTTCGGCTGCCTGGAACAGCTCGACAGGCTCTCTCTACAGCAGACCCCAGTAAGCATGCTAGATCTAGGCACCGGCTCGGGCATTCTTGCCATCGCCGCCCGCAAACTGGGCATCCCCCACGTTATCGCCACCGATAATGACCCCATCGCAGTGGCAACCGCCCAAGAAAATGGCCGGCTCAATGGCATCGTATCGGGTTTGGAGGTGCGCCTCTGCGATACCGTGCCCCAAGATGTCACCGCGCAACTGATCACCGCTAATATTCTTGCCCCGGTCATTCAAGCCATGCTCAAGCAGGGTTTGAAAGGGTGTTTGCAGCCAAAAGGCACTCTGCTGCTGTCAGGCATTCTTGCAGGCGAACAAGCCCAAACCATTCGCATGGCCTGCCAACAACACCAGCTCATGGTGCAGGAGCCGATCCATATTTACGGTGATTGGGTGGTCATGCGCGCCCAACACACCATGAATTGA
- a CDS encoding PilZ domain-containing protein, translating to MAEKISQSQREFVRIDDLLPLAWQSVEPEAYAKIAEYYENHRIFPPTQGGLNQSLKSLDIRDMLQDLQRTDPNLSHILGRLDQKLNLLLKLFHPQDNDLPMALTPVNLSGGGLAFWEQDPSLESGTIIQMRLALSEDALFVVECYARVIVVIPNDRDGMTRVAVKFDPVLPHDREQIIQHIFRRQNELLRTKKGRRS from the coding sequence ATGGCGGAAAAAATTTCACAATCACAACGCGAATTTGTGCGTATTGATGATCTACTCCCCCTTGCTTGGCAATCGGTGGAACCGGAAGCCTACGCAAAAATTGCCGAATATTATGAAAATCACCGCATCTTCCCCCCAACCCAGGGTGGCCTTAACCAAAGCCTTAAGTCTTTGGATATTCGGGATATGTTGCAAGATCTGCAACGTACTGATCCCAATTTATCCCATATTTTAGGGCGGCTAGACCAAAAACTTAATCTCCTGCTCAAACTGTTTCATCCCCAAGATAACGACCTACCCATGGCCCTTACCCCGGTTAACCTAAGCGGTGGAGGGCTGGCTTTTTGGGAGCAAGACCCGTCGTTGGAGAGCGGTACCATTATCCAAATGCGGCTGGCCCTCTCTGAAGATGCCCTGTTTGTGGTGGAGTGCTATGCCCGGGTTATTGTGGTTATACCCAATGATCGCGATGGTATGACCCGTGTGGCGGTTAAGTTTGACCCGGTGCTACCCCATGACCGGGAACAGATTATCCAACATATTTTCCGACGTCAAAACGAACTGTTACGCACCAAAAAAGGTAGACGTTCCTGA
- a CDS encoding NifB/NifX family molybdenum-iron cluster-binding protein, producing MKIAVTSQNKHSVTGHAGKCRKFWIYEIKENAIEGRTLLELPMEQAFHNSSPHEPHPLDNIQVFITGGMGGGVRQRLTSKGIDCVITEESDLETAVKHYLAHLAKGEPLSGKQIPIHIREA from the coding sequence ATGAAAATTGCTGTCACCAGCCAGAACAAACACAGCGTCACCGGCCATGCGGGTAAGTGCCGTAAATTTTGGATTTATGAGATTAAAGAAAATGCCATTGAGGGTCGCACACTGCTGGAACTGCCTATGGAGCAGGCTTTTCACAACAGCTCGCCCCACGAGCCTCACCCCTTAGATAACATACAGGTGTTCATCACGGGCGGAATGGGCGGTGGCGTGCGCCAACGTTTGACCAGCAAAGGCATTGATTGTGTCATCACCGAAGAGAGTGACCTAGAAACGGCGGTTAAGCACTATCTGGCCCACCTAGCCAAGGGGGAGCCTTTATCCGGCAAACAGATCCCTATCCACATCCGCGAAGCTTAA